A window of Chlorobium phaeobacteroides DSM 266 genomic DNA:
TGTACATCATATTCGAATCTGCGACATGCCGCCCCTGTTCCCAGCGGTTGCTCTGATTATGGCTGACCCGCAGTTCGCGTTCATCCTGTCCGGCTCTGTAGCCATCCCGATAAGCATCGGTGTGGTTGTAATTGTTTCGATTGGTATCATACAGTCCGTCGCGGTAACCGCGATCGAACTCTCCTGAATCGCGATCGTTGTCATATCTTCGTCCGTCTTTATAGTGGCCTTGATGATTAGCTGCGTTTATCGCCAGTCCGACAATTGCTGCTGCGGCGACTGCTGCGGCGACGGTTCTTGTGTTTCTGCCGTGTTCAGCCATTGCCGGCGCAGGAGCGACTAACGCGCAGGATACGGCAATGAGTGCAGGTATCTGAAAAGTTTTTCCGAATTGCATACATCCTCCTTTACGGTAATTGATAATGATTTTGATGGATATTGAAAGTCGCCAAAGGAATTTTATTTAACCGAAATATCAAGGGTATAGCTCGCTTTCTCGTTTCTACGGGCAGCGTTTCTCATCAGAAACACCTGTATCGTGTAGGTGCCAGTCGAGGGCAGAACGCCGCTGTAGCTGTTTCCGTTGATATCGCCGATGACCATCGCTTCGTCTCCCGGTCCTTTGCCAGGAGCATAGATGTTGAAGTAATTCGACAGGTTGCTCGACTGAAGTTTTACGGTCATGGTCTGACCCGCTTTCGCATCAAGTGTATAGTTTACCCCCTGGTAGCCGACAATGCTCGATTTGATCGAAGTGCCGCTGGCTCCGCGGGGGAATTTCACCTGTTCGTAACGGTCATCCGCGGCATAAGCGCGTATCGAAAACAGTGTGAACAGGAGCAAGAAAACAAGTGATTTCGTTTTCATGGGGTAGTTTCGATAAGGCTGAAAAAAATCCAAAAAGTCATGGGTTGTTATATAGTTCGATAAAAACATTGCGGTTTCGTAAAAAGTTTCTTTTTGAATTCGCTGTAATTCGTGCCGCATTACAGCCGTCCTGATTGATATTGTCAGCAGAAAGATACTGTTTGAAAGAGAGGTTTCCGGGGATCGCATCTGCGTCCGTTTTTTATGGGTTTCCTTAGGTGAGAATGCTGCACGCTTACCGTTTACATGCGTCGTAAGAGTCGTGTGTTCGGAATGGTTCGAATATGGAATATTTTAATGGCGAAACGGAACCGTGACGGCAGGCAAGGCGTTTCAATGGAGAACGAGAGCTGACATGCATCGGATGCTTATGTTCATATTTTTTGCGACCGTTGGGCTTTTTGCCTGCAGCGGAGAGCCGACATCGCCGAAATTTTCACCTTCAAAAGCCATGAGCGACAGTCGCGCATTGAATCCTTACTACTCCCGAACCGATACCACGAAGCTCGATTTGCCCGATTCCGTCTGGAAAAAGGTACTCCCTCCGGAGGTATATGAGGTGGCGCGCAAGGCAGGTACCGAGCGGGCATTCACCGGAAAGCTCTGGGATTTCGAGGGTATCGGTACCTATTACTGTGCAGCATGCGGCAATGCGCTGTTCCGTTCGGATGCGAAGTTCGCCAGTACCTGCGGCTGGCCGAGTTTTTTCGAGACCGTGCGTCCGGGCAGCGTTGAGTACCGTACCGATATGGCGTTCGGTATGGCGCGTACCGAAGTGCTCTGCGGACGATGCGGCGCGCATCTCGGACACGTGTTCGACGACGGACCGCCGCCGACAGGCAAAAGGTTCTGCATGAATTCGATAGTGCTCGATTTCGAGCCGGATGAGGGGGATTAGAAAAGGGCTGTTATTCAGCCCAGTTTTCATAACGAAGTCCGGGAACCCTCATGAACTCGCGGACATTGTTCGTTACCAGAACAGTGTCCAGTGCGAGAGCATGTGATGCGATCATGGTGTCAAGAGCCCCGATTGGCTGGCCTAGTTTTTCAAGGTAGTAACGCAACCGGCCATAGTGCCATATTATCGATCCGTCGAAAGGCAGGATTTCCAGCGGGGTGAAAAACATTTCCAATGCGCGCCGATTTTTTTCGGAGCCGCTCTTTATAACTCCGAATGTCAGCTCAGCCGCCGTTATCGAAGATATTCCGATAGTGCCGATTTGTTCCTGACGGAAACGTTTCAGTACATCTGCGGGTCGGGAGTTGATGATATAGATGCAGATATTGGTATCGAGCAGATATCTCACGATGCAATCGCTTCCCTTTTTTCAGCTTCGGGCTGCTCCCGTTCCAGTTTGAATTCCGGCTCGAATTCCTCAAGCGCTGCTTCCAGCGTTGCCCATGATTTATCGATTGGCAGAAGCAATACCCCATCGGCAAAATGGCTGATCAGCACCTCTTTCCCCTGGAACCGGAATTCCTTCGGAAGTCTGACGGCCTGGCTTCTTCCCGATTGAAAAATTTTAGCAGTTTCCATTGGTATTGAAATTCTTTCTTTGTCGTTCGGATCACCCCGATACATTCGGATTGATATATACCAAAGATAGGTATCGTTGGCGATATATGCAAAAGAAAATCTGTCTCAGTGCGCCTGTGAGAGGTCGGCTTTTTCCCCTTTTTTAATTCTGATGAAGAAGAGCAGCGGCATGCAGAGCGCAAAGAGCAGGGCGATCAGCATGAAGGCGTCCATGTAGGCAAGATGGTAGCTCTGTGCGGTGACCGTTCCTTCGAGCGCACGCAGTGCGACCTGCTCTGCTTCAACCGGAGAGATCATGCGCGACTGTGCGGCTTGCCCTATGGCGTTGAGGCGTTCGACGGCCGCGGGGTCGTAGGGCGAGAGGTTGCTGAGGATTTCGTTACGGTGTTCGGCGACCCGCTTGACGATATAGGTGTTGGTTAGCGCAATGCCGAACGATCCTCCGAGCTGTCGTACCATGTTGTTCAGGCCGGTTGCCTGCCCGATATCCTTGCCGTGCAGTCCGGCAACGGCAAGCATGGTAACGGGTATGAAGATGAATCCGAGGGCGACGCCGCGCAGGAGCAGTATCCAGAAAAAGTTTCCGGCTCCCGACTGCATGGTCTGCTGGCCAAGTTCCCAGCAGAAGATCGAAAATGCCGCCATGCCGACGGTCATGAGAATTTTCGCCGAGGCCCCTTTTTGCAGCGCGATCCCGAGAGGAAGCGCGATGATTCCTGTGACAAGCGCACTTGGAAAGAGCACCGTGCCGGTGAGAAGCGCCGAGAAGCCGAGCAGGCGCTGGACGAAGACCGGAAAGACAAAGAGCGATCCGTAGAGTCCATAACCAACCACAAAGGTCAGGACGGCGGCAATGGCAAGATTATGGCTTCGGGCAAGCACGCTGAGGTCAACGGCAGGTTCCTCTACACGCAGCTCCCACCAGACAAAGAGCATAAGCGAGACGATGGCTATGATGGTGAACCAGGTGATGTAAGGGGTTTCGAACCAGTCTTTCGATTCGCCGCGTTCGAGGATGAACTGCAGCGAGCCGATACCAATCGTGAGAAGGCCGATGCCGGCCCAGTCGATTTTTACAACCTTATGAACGGTTTTCGGCTCCTTGATGAAGGTGAACGCTGACCATGCTGCAAGCAGGCCTACCGGTATGTTTACGAAAAAACACCACTCCCAGCTGAAGTTGTCAACCAGAAATCCGCCGAGCAGCGGACCGAAAGTAGGTCCGAGCACGAGGCCCATGGAAAAAATACCGGTTGCTTTCCCCCGGTCTTCGGGTGGATAGGTTTCGTAAAGGATTGCCTGGGAGGTCGGCAGCAGCGCTCCGCCTCCGATTCCTTGCAGAAAACGGAAAAAGACCAGCGTCCAGATGTCGGTTGCGATGCCGCAGAGCAGCGATGCCGCCGTGAAGAGCAGAATCGAGCCGATGTAGTAGTTCCGGCGTCCGAGCAGGTTGCCGAGAAACCCCGAAAGCGGAATAACGATGACGTTTGCGATGGCGTAGCTGGTGACCACCCAGGCGACATCCTCGATGCTTGCTCCGAGGTTTCCGCTGATTTCTGTGATGGCTACGTTGACAATGGTGGTGTCGATCAGTTCAAGCATCGCGGAGACAATCACGGTCAGGGTGATGATGATCCTTCGCGAGCCTGTTTCATAGGCATGTGCCGCCGGCAGCATTGCCGCTACGGCGGTAACGCCGTTTTGTTGTTGTGCCATAATTAATGTTGCTCGCTATGCTGTTGACACATTCCTGTATGTTTGTAATTAGTCATTTCGAATTCCGGCGATCCTTTCTTTCAGTTCGGGATGACATAGCCCCTCTGGCCAGGTCACTTTACTTTTATCTCAACAACAACGTTCATGCCTGCGGCAAGTTTGTGATCCTTGTCGGGTTTGCCGGTAAACAGAATCTTGACCGGAACGCGCTGGGCTACCTTGACGAAGTTGCCGCTGGCATTGTCGGGAGGAAGCAGGGCGAAGCGCGCTCCGGTTCCCGAGGAGATCGATTCCACCCGGCCTTCAAACTCTTTTCCCGGATAGGCATCCACCCTGATGGTGACAGGTTGGCCGGTACGGATGTTTTCGAGCTGCGTTTCCTTGAAGTTCGCTACAACCCAGAGTTCGCTGCTGCCGACCAGCGCGATGAGCTGCTGGCCGGGTGCTACATATTGTCCTGGCTGCACATTCTTTTTCGACACATGTCCCGCTGCAGGGGCGGTGATCGTGGTATAGGAGAGCTGCAGGTCGGCGTTGCGCAGTTCGGCCTGGCGCATGGTTACCTGCGCAGCGGCGCCTCGGTGCTGGCTTTCCGCTGCGGCAGATTGTGCCGATGAAGAGAGAGCAGCGGCTTTTACGGCGTCAAATTCCGAGGGCGAAATAACATCCTGGCGACGAAGGTTCTGACTTCGAGCGAGATCGGATTTGAGCTTCTGGCCGGTTGCCGCGGCTGCTGTTGCGGCTTCGCCAGCAGCTGAAACAGATGCGCGGGCATTCTGCAGTGCGGCTTCAGCCATATCCCGTTTGACTTTGTAATCCGCCGGATCAAGCAGCACAAGGGTATCGCCTCTCCGCACCTCCTGATTTGTTCTTACAAGGACGCTCTGTACTGTTCCCGGCACCTTTGAGATGACAGGGTAGACGTCCCCTTCGATCTGGGCGTTATCGGTTTCGACGTAGAGGAAAGAGTGCCGGATTTTGCTTCCTCCCCAGACGACCGCAGCCAGAACGAGCAGGACTGTGATGACAAGACGCAGCGGGTTGGTTGCTTTTTCTTCCGGTTTTTCTGCGGTTCCGATGTTCTTTTCCTGTTCGGCCATGTTATGCTGTTTGTTTGTTGTCTTTTAAAAGAAGTGTTGTGGCTTCCTGCCGTTTCCTTGCGGGAGTTCTTCTGTCGGGGACTTTATAGATGGCTACCGGGCAGGCTGCTCTGCGCAGGACGGTTTCGGCTGTACTGCCCATGAGCAGTCGGGTGAAGGCCGTGCTTCCATGAGAGCCAAGCAGAAGCAGATCTGCATGCACGCGGTCTGCATAGGCGAGAATTTCCGCGGCAGGGTCGCCGCACTCTACGGCGAAGCGGGCGCTTCTGTTGGCTTGAACAAGGAGCTCGCTGTAGCGGGAGAAGGCGTGCAGGCGATTCTGCAGCATGTTCAGGGTTCTTTTGCCCTCTTTTTCAATATAGAGGAGGGTGAGTTCCGCATCGTATGGTCTGAGTCCAGCGGCATAGGTCACCAGATTGTCTGACAGCGGCGAAAAATCTACCGCACAGATGATTTTTTTCGGTTTTGTTTTCATGATTACCAGAACGTTTCTCCGGTTGCGCGTTTCAGGGTATAGCTGTTCATGACATAGTCGTAAGCGGCCTGAAGTCGCGAAAGCTCAGCCTGCGCAAGCGATGACTCGGTATCGAGCAGGTCGAGGGTTGTTGCGATACCGTTTTGGTAGCGTGCACGGGCGTGTTCGGCGGCAAGATTGGCCAACTGAACCTGCGACTGGGTTGTGAGTATGTTTTTTCGTGCCGTCTCAAGCGCGTGCAGGGTCTCTTCGACATCCGTTTTTACCTGCTCCTCGGTATCGAGTTTTCGCAGTGTCGCCGCACGGAGTCTTGCCGACGCTTCCTGGCGTTCCGCAGTGGTGCGGAAACCTGTAAAGATCGGCAGTTCGATATGAATTCCTGCAGCAATGTTTTCGCGGATTTCGTCGATATCAGGCTGATAGCCGTTTGCTGCGCCCCATGAGGCTGTTGCGCTCACGACAGGCAGTCCTGCCTTTACGGCAAGAGAGCGGCGGAGCTTTGCCGACTGTTCGTTTTCGCCGGCAAGCTGCACTTCAGGTCGCTGTTTCATTGCCTCGGCAACAAGTGTCGATTCAAGGGGCCTGGCAGGGTGAACGGAGAACGATCCTTTCAGTTCGAGCGGTCTGTCGGTCGCGATTCCCGTCAGCCGGTAAAGGGCGAGCTCATTTCGCCGCACCTGATGTTCGAGATTGAGTTTTTTTGAGCGTGCGGCCTGAATGCGCACGTCGGTCGTGAGGACATCGAATCGAGTAGCTGTTCCCGCCTGATAGCGCTTTGAGGTATAGTCGAACGCTTTCTGGAGGGCAGTAATCTCCTTTTCTTCGACTCTGATGCTTTCACGGAGAAAAAGGATGCCGTAAAAGAGCTCTACCGTGCTGAAGGAGAGGTCTCTTCGGGTCAGGGTAAGGGTGTGGACGGCTGAGTTTTTTCCTGATTCGGCAAGATCGATCTCAACACCTCGTCTTCCGAAATCCAGCAGGGTTGCCTTTGCCGATATTTTTGCCTCATAGTTGTTGTTCGGCATAAACTGCAACGGTTCGCTTCCTCCAAATCCCATTTCAGAGACCGGATCGATGTACCGGTACCCGGCACTGGCGGAGATCTGCGGATAATAGGCGCTTTTTTGCTGCCTTATGCGGGCATCTGCGGCATTGACCTCTTCGGCTGCGGCTTTCAGTGCAGGGTTGTTCTCTTTGACAAGCATGATGGTCTCTTCAAGCGTCATCGGAGCGCCGGGAGGCGGCATGACGGCATCCGTCCGGTGGGGGATGGCCAGCATCAATGCGGCTGTTGCTATGCATGCGTGTATTTTCAGCGTCTTCTTCATCGGTGCTTTTTATGGAGTGGTTTCTTTCGGCTTAGCCGGAAGAGGCTTGACGATGCCTTTTGTAAGTATACCTTGCAATTTATGTGCCGGAAATAGAGCTATAGCTGATAAATGCCCCCATCCCTGTCGGACAAGGCTTCTTAAGAGAACGCTTTTACCTGCTTGCTCGTTGCTTTTCTGAAAAAATAAGAATATTCTGTAAGGAGTGTTCTTATTTTTCAGGAAATCCCTTGTTAGCCGTTGCAACCTATGCAGAACATTGCCGTACACGAAGCCAGCACGTTGATGCGCTATATCAGCAACGCAATCGGTTCGATTCGCGATCCGCAGGAGCTGTTTCGTACGGTGACCGACAAGCTGCGCCTCGTTTTCGAGTTCGATTCTGCCTTCATCATCACGCTGGACCGCGATCGGCGCTTTATCAATGTTGTTTTTGAGATGGTTCGCTTTGATCTTCCCGATACTATTCAGCGCAAAAAACGACCGGTTGCCGGTTCGTGGATCGAGTCTCATCTTGGCGACGAAGGCGTTTCCGTGGTGGCTATTGAAGGAGAGATGGATCGTTATCCCGCTGATTTTCCCGTTCCCCGGATGCTCTACGATCTCGGCATGCGGCAGGTGGTGCTCTCTCCGCTCCGTTCAGGAGGAAAGGTGATCGGGTTTCTCAATTTTGTGTCGAGGGAGCAAAAACAGTGGAAAGAGAGCGATAAAGAGCTGCTCAGCACCCTTTCATCCCCTGTTGCCGTTGCTCTCAGCAGCGCGCTTGCCTATGAGGAGCTGCGTCAGCGCGAGGCGCAGACCGCCATGCAGCTTGCGGTGAACAACGCTCTTCTGACCATCAAGGATCGCAGCCGTATGCTTCTTGCCGTCTGCGAGCAGATCGACAAGCTGGTACCCTGTACCTTTCTTGGTATTCGGGTGATGGACAGAGACGGAAACTTCAGGATTTTTGACAATTTCATGCGCGAAACGCCTTCAGGTTTTTTCCCTGTTTCTGCTCATGAAAAGCTTGATGTTCCGGATTTCGCGGAGATGGCCCGCGAGAGTTTTTCGCTGATTACAAGCCCGGGCTGTTTTTCGGGAGAGGCTTTTCAGCTTCTCTGCGACAAGTATCGTCTTGTTGGGCTGGTTCGGGAGAAATTCAATATCTGTTCGCTCATCAGCGTTCGACTCTGGGATCTTCCGGGAAGCTGCGCGGGTTTGATTATTTCTGATACTTCGCGGGCTTTTGACGAGCATGATCAGGAAACCGTAGGCCTGATTGTGCCCCAGCTCTCTCTGGCCCTGCAGAACTACCTTGCTTTTGAGGAGATTGACAAGCTTCGTCGCAAGCTCGAAGGGGAAAAAGCTTATCTTTTTGAGGAAATCAAGGCGACGCATGATTTTGAGGAGATCAAGGGGGAGAGCGCCGTTCTTGCATCGGTACTGCACAGGGTAAGTCAGGTTGCGCCTACCGATGCGACGGTTCTTATTCAGGGCGAGACGGGAACCGGCAAGGAGCTTTTTGCACGGGCGCTTCACAACCTCTCCCGGCGCAGGAACCGGATGCTTGTCAAGGTGAATTGCGCCGCTCTTCCGGCAACGCTTATCGAGTCCGAGTTGTTCGGGCACGAGAAAGGGAGTTTTACCGGCGCTATCGAGAGGCGTATCGGGAAGTTCGAACTTGCCGAGGGAGGGACTGTTTTTCTTGACGAGGTGGGCGAACTTCCCCTCGAACTTCAGGCAAAGCTCCTGAGGGTTCTGCAGGAGCGGGAGCTGGAGCGTCTCGGGGGCAGGGGCGTGATAAGCGTCGATGTTCGAGTTCTGGCTGCAACGAACAGGAACCTGGAAAAGGAGGTGGCTGAGGGGCGGTTTCGTGAAGATCTGTTTTTCCGGCTCAATGTTTTTCCTCTTTTCGTTCCGCCGCTGCGGGAACGCAGGGAGGATATTCCCCTGCTGGCGCTTTATTTTGCGGCAAAATTTGCAAGATTGATGGGTAAGCCGCATTGCGAGTTCAGGGAGAGCGACATGCTGCTTCTCAAGGCGCGTGAGTGGAAGGGGAATATCAGGGAGCTTGCCCATCTTGTTGAGCAGGCGGTGATTGTTTCCGATGGCCGCTGGCTTGATTTTTCAACAATGCTCTCTCCTTCCCTTGCGTTTACGGAGCCTCGTGAGCAGGGGCAGCTCAAAAGTATGCGGGAGTTCGAAGAGCAGGTCGCCATGATGGAGCGCGAGCTTATTCTTGAGGTTCTC
This region includes:
- the msrB gene encoding peptide-methionine (R)-S-oxide reductase MsrB — encoded protein: MSDSRALNPYYSRTDTTKLDLPDSVWKKVLPPEVYEVARKAGTERAFTGKLWDFEGIGTYYCAACGNALFRSDAKFASTCGWPSFFETVRPGSVEYRTDMAFGMARTEVLCGRCGAHLGHVFDDGPPPTGKRFCMNSIVLDFEPDEGD
- the vapC gene encoding type II toxin-antitoxin system tRNA(fMet)-specific endonuclease VapC; the protein is MRYLLDTNICIYIINSRPADVLKRFRQEQIGTIGISSITAAELTFGVIKSGSEKNRRALEMFFTPLEILPFDGSIIWHYGRLRYYLEKLGQPIGALDTMIASHALALDTVLVTNNVREFMRVPGLRYENWAE
- a CDS encoding AbrB/MazE/SpoVT family DNA-binding domain-containing protein; translated protein: METAKIFQSGRSQAVRLPKEFRFQGKEVLISHFADGVLLLPIDKSWATLEAALEEFEPEFKLEREQPEAEKREAIAS
- a CDS encoding DHA2 family efflux MFS transporter permease subunit, giving the protein MAQQQNGVTAVAAMLPAAHAYETGSRRIIITLTVIVSAMLELIDTTIVNVAITEISGNLGASIEDVAWVVTSYAIANVIVIPLSGFLGNLLGRRNYYIGSILLFTAASLLCGIATDIWTLVFFRFLQGIGGGALLPTSQAILYETYPPEDRGKATGIFSMGLVLGPTFGPLLGGFLVDNFSWEWCFFVNIPVGLLAAWSAFTFIKEPKTVHKVVKIDWAGIGLLTIGIGSLQFILERGESKDWFETPYITWFTIIAIVSLMLFVWWELRVEEPAVDLSVLARSHNLAIAAVLTFVVGYGLYGSLFVFPVFVQRLLGFSALLTGTVLFPSALVTGIIALPLGIALQKGASAKILMTVGMAAFSIFCWELGQQTMQSGAGNFFWILLLRGVALGFIFIPVTMLAVAGLHGKDIGQATGLNNMVRQLGGSFGIALTNTYIVKRVAEHRNEILSNLSPYDPAAVERLNAIGQAAQSRMISPVEAEQVALRALEGTVTAQSYHLAYMDAFMLIALLFALCMPLLFFIRIKKGEKADLSQAH
- a CDS encoding HlyD family secretion protein, which gives rise to MAEQEKNIGTAEKPEEKATNPLRLVITVLLVLAAVVWGGSKIRHSFLYVETDNAQIEGDVYPVISKVPGTVQSVLVRTNQEVRRGDTLVLLDPADYKVKRDMAEAALQNARASVSAAGEAATAAAATGQKLKSDLARSQNLRRQDVISPSEFDAVKAAALSSSAQSAAAESQHRGAAAQVTMRQAELRNADLQLSYTTITAPAAGHVSKKNVQPGQYVAPGQQLIALVGSSELWVVANFKETQLENIRTGQPVTIRVDAYPGKEFEGRVESISSGTGARFALLPPDNASGNFVKVAQRVPVKILFTGKPDKDHKLAAGMNVVVEIKVK
- a CDS encoding universal stress protein, giving the protein MKTKPKKIICAVDFSPLSDNLVTYAAGLRPYDAELTLLYIEKEGKRTLNMLQNRLHAFSRYSELLVQANRSARFAVECGDPAAEILAYADRVHADLLLLGSHGSTAFTRLLMGSTAETVLRRAACPVAIYKVPDRRTPARKRQEATTLLLKDNKQTA
- a CDS encoding TolC family protein translates to MKKTLKIHACIATAALMLAIPHRTDAVMPPPGAPMTLEETIMLVKENNPALKAAAEEVNAADARIRQQKSAYYPQISASAGYRYIDPVSEMGFGGSEPLQFMPNNNYEAKISAKATLLDFGRRGVEIDLAESGKNSAVHTLTLTRRDLSFSTVELFYGILFLRESIRVEEKEITALQKAFDYTSKRYQAGTATRFDVLTTDVRIQAARSKKLNLEHQVRRNELALYRLTGIATDRPLELKGSFSVHPARPLESTLVAEAMKQRPEVQLAGENEQSAKLRRSLAVKAGLPVVSATASWGAANGYQPDIDEIRENIAAGIHIELPIFTGFRTTAERQEASARLRAATLRKLDTEEQVKTDVEETLHALETARKNILTTQSQVQLANLAAEHARARYQNGIATTLDLLDTESSLAQAELSRLQAAYDYVMNSYTLKRATGETFW
- a CDS encoding sigma-54-dependent Fis family transcriptional regulator, with translation MQNIAVHEASTLMRYISNAIGSIRDPQELFRTVTDKLRLVFEFDSAFIITLDRDRRFINVVFEMVRFDLPDTIQRKKRPVAGSWIESHLGDEGVSVVAIEGEMDRYPADFPVPRMLYDLGMRQVVLSPLRSGGKVIGFLNFVSREQKQWKESDKELLSTLSSPVAVALSSALAYEELRQREAQTAMQLAVNNALLTIKDRSRMLLAVCEQIDKLVPCTFLGIRVMDRDGNFRIFDNFMRETPSGFFPVSAHEKLDVPDFAEMARESFSLITSPGCFSGEAFQLLCDKYRLVGLVREKFNICSLISVRLWDLPGSCAGLIISDTSRAFDEHDQETVGLIVPQLSLALQNYLAFEEIDKLRRKLEGEKAYLFEEIKATHDFEEIKGESAVLASVLHRVSQVAPTDATVLIQGETGTGKELFARALHNLSRRRNRMLVKVNCAALPATLIESELFGHEKGSFTGAIERRIGKFELAEGGTVFLDEVGELPLELQAKLLRVLQERELERLGGRGVISVDVRVLAATNRNLEKEVAEGRFREDLFFRLNVFPLFVPPLRERREDIPLLALYFAAKFARLMGKPHCEFRESDMLLLKAREWKGNIRELAHLVEQAVIVSDGRWLDFSTMLSPSLAFTEPREQGQLKSMREFEEQVAMMERELILEVLSQSNGRVSGEGGAAEKLGMHPKTLYSRIEKLEIRKRYR